The Flaviramulus sp. BrNp1-15 genome has a window encoding:
- a CDS encoding arginine decarboxylase, with amino-acid sequence MNTKYIDLINQTFDFPQEEFKVDKAELHFHGIDLMQLTRQYGAPLKFTYLPQISNNINKAKSWFADAIKKHDYKGTYNYCYCTKSSHFKHVLDEALKNDIHIETSSAFDIDIVESLKAEGKINNDTYVISNGFKRAQYITNIARLINNGHKNAIPIIDNYEEIELLSQEIKGKFNVGIRIASEEEPKFEFYTSRLGIGYKNIVPFYKNQIQNNKKVELKMLHFFINTGIRDNAYYWNELLKCLKVYTSLKKICPSLNSLNIGGGFPIKNSLAFEFDYEYLIDEIVNQIKLTCEEEGVDVPNIFTEFGSFTVGESGGAIYEILYQKQQNDREKWNMINSSFITTLPDTWAINKRFVMLPINRWQDSYERILLGGLTCDSDDYYNSEQHMNAIYLPKYNKDKPLYIGFFNTGAYQETIGGFGGLQHCLIPSPKHILIDRDADGNITTKLFSEQQKSEDLLKILGYEQ; translated from the coding sequence TTTAAAATTTACTTATTTGCCACAAATATCTAACAATATTAACAAGGCAAAAAGTTGGTTTGCAGATGCTATAAAAAAGCATGATTATAAAGGCACTTACAATTATTGTTATTGTACAAAAAGTTCACATTTTAAACATGTTTTAGACGAGGCATTAAAAAATGATATACATATTGAAACGTCTTCGGCTTTCGATATTGATATTGTTGAAAGCTTAAAAGCAGAAGGAAAAATTAATAACGACACCTATGTTATTAGTAATGGTTTTAAACGTGCACAATACATAACCAACATAGCCAGATTAATTAATAACGGGCACAAGAATGCTATTCCTATTATTGATAATTATGAGGAAATAGAATTACTATCTCAAGAAATTAAAGGCAAATTTAATGTAGGTATTAGAATCGCATCTGAAGAAGAACCTAAATTTGAGTTCTATACATCGCGTTTAGGTATTGGTTATAAAAACATTGTTCCGTTTTATAAAAATCAAATTCAGAATAATAAAAAAGTAGAGCTAAAAATGCTTCACTTTTTCATCAATACTGGTATTCGTGATAATGCATATTACTGGAATGAGCTTTTAAAATGTTTAAAAGTTTATACAAGTCTTAAAAAGATTTGTCCGTCCTTAAATAGTTTGAATATTGGTGGAGGTTTCCCTATAAAGAACTCATTAGCTTTTGAGTTTGATTACGAATATTTAATAGATGAAATTGTTAACCAGATAAAATTGACTTGTGAGGAAGAAGGTGTAGATGTGCCAAATATTTTTACAGAATTTGGAAGTTTTACTGTTGGCGAGAGTGGTGGGGCTATTTATGAAATATTATACCAAAAGCAACAAAACGATCGTGAGAAATGGAATATGATTAATTCATCGTTCATTACAACGTTACCAGATACCTGGGCGATAAATAAACGTTTTGTTATGCTGCCAATAAATAGATGGCAAGATTCTTATGAGCGTATATTGTTAGGTGGATTAACTTGTGATAGTGATGATTATTACAATAGCGAACAACATATGAATGCTATTTATTTGCCAAAATATAATAAAGACAAACCTTTATATATTGGATTTTTTAACACAGGAGCTTATCAGGAAACTATTGGTGGGTTTGGTGGTTTACAACACTGTTTGATTCCGTCGCCAAAACATATTTTAATAGATAGAGATGCAGATGGAAACATCACAACAAAATTATTTAGTGAACAACAAAAAAGTGAAGACTTACTTAAAATTTTAGGTTATGAACAATAA
- the speB gene encoding agmatinase gives MNNKTYAGIPEELAKLEQAKIVLIPVPYDGTSTWQKGADKGPEAFLDASANMELYDIETDTEVYQQGVYLADAVTENSSPEAMVEAVHQATKKYIKKNKFVTIFGGEHSISIGTIRAFNEMFPSLTVLQLDAHADLRESYEGSNCNHACAVYEASQTTNLIQVGIRSMDVIEKTVMDEDKTYFAHDMAVDDTWMDSAIDQMTENVFITIDLDAFDPSILPSTGTPEPGGLLWYETLEFLKQVFAEKNVVGFDIVELCPNKIDKSSDFLAAKLYYKMLSYKFMGEDIDDEYDNTYDNSKQKNNASKFSDDDDY, from the coding sequence ATGAACAATAAAACCTATGCTGGAATTCCAGAGGAATTGGCCAAATTAGAACAAGCAAAAATTGTATTAATTCCTGTGCCATATGATGGTACAAGTACATGGCAAAAAGGAGCAGACAAAGGACCAGAAGCGTTTTTAGATGCTTCTGCTAATATGGAACTTTACGATATTGAAACTGATACTGAAGTTTACCAACAAGGTGTGTATTTAGCTGATGCTGTTACCGAAAATTCATCGCCAGAAGCTATGGTAGAGGCGGTACATCAAGCAACAAAAAAATACATCAAGAAAAATAAATTTGTTACCATTTTTGGTGGTGAGCACTCTATTTCTATAGGAACTATTCGTGCGTTTAATGAGATGTTTCCTAGTCTAACAGTTTTACAATTAGATGCACATGCAGATTTAAGAGAATCTTACGAAGGTTCTAACTGTAATCATGCCTGCGCAGTGTATGAAGCTAGCCAAACAACAAATTTAATTCAGGTAGGTATTCGTTCTATGGACGTTATTGAAAAAACGGTTATGGATGAAGATAAAACCTACTTTGCTCACGATATGGCTGTAGATGATACTTGGATGGATTCTGCAATAGATCAAATGACAGAAAATGTATTTATAACTATAGATTTAGATGCTTTCGATCCTTCAATTTTGCCAAGTACAGGAACACCAGAACCAGGTGGGTTATTATGGTATGAAACGTTAGAATTCTTAAAACAAGTTTTTGCTGAAAAAAATGTGGTAGGATTCGATATTGTAGAGCTATGCCCAAATAAAATAGATAAATCTTCAGATTTTTTAGCTGCAAAATTGTATTACAAAATGCTTAGTTATAAATTTATGGGTGAAGATATAGACGACGAATACGATAACACCTACGATAATTCAAAACAAAAAAATAACGCTTCTAAATTCAGTGACGACGATGACTACTAA
- a CDS encoding deoxyhypusine synthase family protein encodes MTTKGPISQFIEKHYLHFNAAALVDAAKGYEAQLNSGAKMLVSLAGAMSTAELGKSFAEMIRQDKVHIISCTGANLEEDIMNLVAHSHYKRVPNYRDLTPQEEWDLLEKGLNRVTDTCIPEHEAFRRLQKHIYEIWQEAEAKGERYLPHEYMYKMLLSGVLEQYYEIDIKDSWMYAAAEKNLPIVCPGWEDSTMGNIFASYVLKGELKASTMKSGIEYMTFLADWYTDNSEKGIGFFQIGGGIAGDFPICVVPMLYQDMERTDTPFWSYFCQISDSTTSYGSYSGAVPNEKITWGKLDIDTPKFIIESDATIVAPLIFAYLLGQ; translated from the coding sequence ATGACTACTAAAGGCCCAATTTCACAATTTATAGAAAAACATTATTTACACTTTAATGCAGCAGCTTTAGTTGATGCGGCTAAAGGGTATGAGGCACAGTTAAATTCTGGTGCAAAAATGCTAGTGTCTCTTGCAGGTGCTATGAGTACTGCCGAATTAGGTAAAAGTTTTGCAGAAATGATTCGTCAAGATAAAGTACATATTATTTCATGTACAGGTGCGAATTTAGAAGAAGATATCATGAATTTGGTAGCGCATTCACATTACAAACGTGTGCCAAATTATCGCGATTTAACACCACAAGAAGAGTGGGATTTGTTAGAAAAAGGTTTAAATCGTGTAACCGATACGTGTATTCCAGAGCATGAAGCATTCCGTCGTTTACAAAAACATATATATGAAATTTGGCAAGAAGCCGAAGCTAAGGGAGAACGTTATTTACCACATGAATACATGTATAAAATGTTACTTTCGGGTGTTTTAGAACAATACTACGAAATTGATATAAAAGATTCTTGGATGTACGCTGCTGCAGAAAAAAACTTACCTATCGTTTGCCCAGGTTGGGAAGATAGTACAATGGGAAATATTTTTGCAAGTTATGTACTAAAAGGAGAGTTAAAAGCTAGTACCATGAAATCTGGAATTGAGTACATGACCTTTTTAGCAGATTGGTACACAGATAATTCTGAAAAAGGAATCGGTTTCTTCCAAATTGGAGGTGGAATTGCTGGCGATTTTCCAATATGTGTAGTGCCTATGTTGTATCAAGATATGGAACGAACAGATACACCTTTTTGGAGCTATTTTTGTCAAATTAGTGATTCTACAACAAGTTATGGGTCGTATTCTGGCGCAGTGCCAAACGAGAAAATAACTTGGGGGAAATTAGATATTGATACACCTAAATTCATTATTGAAAGTGATGCTACCATTGTAGCACCATTAATTTTTGCTTATTTGTTAGGGCAATGA
- a CDS encoding bifunctional GNAT family N-acetyltransferase/carbon-nitrogen hydrolase family protein — MDSEKIENIELKYLTVDDFEELKAATLESYGGVLNSYWKKHHIEDLTSMFPEGQVIIKIDGDIAGCALSLIVDYDSIDDEHTYEDIIGGESFKNHHADGDVLYGIDVFIKPQYRGLRLGRRLYDYRKEVCENLNLKGIVFGGRMPNYHKHKELTPKEYIEKVKRKEIHDPVLNFQISNDFHPVRILKGYLEGDTASNEYAVLMEWDNIYYTKPNKKASTIKTVVRLGLIQWQMRPYKGLDDLMQQVEYFIDSVSAYRSDFAVFPEFFNAPLMAEFNHLHEPEAIRELAKFTETIIDKLKQLSISYNINIISGSMPEVVGDKLYNVGYLCKRDGNVERYEKIHVTPDEAKVWGMQRGNKLKTFDTDCGKIGILICYDSEFPELSRLLADEGMDILFVPFLTDTQNGYSRVRLCAQARAVENECYVAIAGSVGNLPNVNNMDIQYAQSAVFTPCDFSFPSNGIKAEATPNTEMILVADVDLSLLRELHSFGAVKNLKDRRKDFYDVIRVK, encoded by the coding sequence ATGGACTCAGAAAAAATTGAAAATATAGAGCTTAAATATCTAACGGTTGATGATTTTGAGGAATTAAAAGCAGCAACTTTAGAGTCTTATGGCGGTGTGCTTAATTCTTATTGGAAAAAGCATCATATAGAAGATTTAACCTCAATGTTCCCAGAAGGGCAGGTTATCATAAAAATAGATGGCGATATTGCCGGTTGTGCATTATCACTAATTGTAGATTATGATAGTATTGATGATGAACATACATATGAAGACATTATTGGAGGTGAATCTTTTAAAAATCATCATGCCGATGGCGATGTGCTTTATGGTATCGATGTATTTATAAAACCACAATACAGAGGTTTGCGATTAGGAAGACGTCTTTATGATTACCGAAAAGAAGTTTGCGAAAACTTGAATTTAAAAGGTATTGTTTTTGGAGGTAGAATGCCTAATTACCATAAACACAAAGAGCTTACTCCAAAAGAATATATTGAAAAAGTTAAGCGTAAAGAAATTCATGATCCTGTTTTAAACTTTCAAATTTCTAACGATTTTCATCCGGTACGCATTTTAAAAGGCTATTTAGAAGGCGATACAGCATCTAATGAGTATGCTGTTTTAATGGAATGGGATAATATTTATTATACCAAACCTAATAAAAAAGCAAGCACAATAAAAACAGTTGTACGACTTGGTTTGATACAATGGCAAATGCGACCTTATAAGGGTTTAGACGATTTAATGCAGCAAGTAGAATACTTTATTGATAGTGTTTCTGCGTACAGGTCAGATTTTGCCGTATTTCCAGAGTTTTTTAATGCGCCTTTAATGGCAGAGTTTAATCATTTACATGAGCCGGAAGCTATTAGAGAATTGGCAAAATTTACCGAAACCATTATAGATAAACTTAAGCAATTATCCATATCATATAATATTAATATTATTTCAGGCAGTATGCCAGAAGTGGTGGGCGATAAGTTATATAATGTGGGCTATTTATGTAAAAGAGATGGAAATGTTGAACGTTACGAAAAAATACACGTAACACCAGACGAAGCTAAAGTTTGGGGTATGCAACGCGGTAATAAATTAAAAACCTTTGATACTGATTGCGGTAAAATAGGCATTTTAATTTGTTACGATTCAGAGTTTCCAGAGTTATCTCGTTTGCTGGCAGATGAAGGTATGGATATATTATTTGTTCCGTTTTTAACCGATACTCAAAACGGCTATTCTCGTGTACGTTTATGTGCACAGGCAAGAGCTGTAGAAAATGAATGTTATGTAGCCATAGCAGGAAGTGTTGGTAACTTGCCAAATGTGAATAACATGGACATCCAATATGCGCAATCTGCCGTATTTACACCATGCGATTTTTCATTTCCAAGTAATGGAATAAAAGCAGAGGCAACACCAAACACCGAAATGATTTTGGTGGCCGATGTAGATTTAAGTTTATTAAGAGAACTCCACTCATTTGGAGCCGTTAAAAATTTAAAAGATAGAAGAAAAGATTTTTACGATGTAATTCGTGTAAAATAA
- a CDS encoding VOC family protein, which translates to MSLPSMSIRETKTFYTSIGASLGRTTQSWIDVNLFGHQITFIKAGKFNFNNPNYVFEGKILPSFHFGIILDLKTWETIHAKLKSQNLNLVTESTFLKDKVGEHTSFFIKDPNDYLLEFKSFKNSKDMFNS; encoded by the coding sequence ATGTCGTTACCTAGTATGAGTATAAGGGAGACAAAAACGTTTTACACTAGTATTGGAGCTTCCTTAGGAAGAACAACACAAAGTTGGATTGATGTAAATTTATTTGGTCACCAAATAACATTTATAAAAGCGGGTAAATTTAATTTTAACAATCCTAACTATGTGTTTGAAGGTAAAATATTGCCTTCATTCCATTTCGGGATTATTTTAGACTTAAAAACCTGGGAAACTATTCATGCAAAGCTTAAATCTCAAAATTTAAACTTAGTAACAGAAAGTACATTTTTAAAAGATAAAGTTGGAGAGCATACGTCGTTTTTTATTAAAGATCCCAACGATTATTTGTTAGAGTTTAAAAGTTTTAAAAACTCTAAAGACATGTTTAATTCATAA
- a CDS encoding RMD1 family protein yields MYSVVAYQVASAINIKACKQELPWQLLFQNIDELYYTSSEQKYVYIFQYGMVCFFNMTIPEIEIALKTLQPYCSNYFSEKLSDSVEVFVKPNTLKVYFDKVILPTLDKEMIRLVMLNTSQSVALNRFSEITEELLIETNTHTTYLEDKGKLDISGNKLKRFIGKVLNIKNKISENLYIFDSPEITWENEQLNTLNQDLKRTFDLKDRYRLIHDRIEIIKENLELFKDIMDHKESSRLEWIIIILIVIEVIDLFIAKLNNII; encoded by the coding sequence ATGTACTCTGTAGTTGCTTACCAAGTAGCTAGTGCTATTAATATAAAAGCCTGTAAACAAGAGTTGCCGTGGCAATTATTGTTTCAAAATATAGATGAGCTTTATTATACAAGCTCAGAACAAAAATATGTTTACATATTTCAATACGGTATGGTTTGTTTTTTTAACATGACTATTCCAGAAATTGAAATAGCTTTAAAAACATTACAACCCTATTGTTCAAATTATTTTTCAGAAAAACTATCAGATTCAGTTGAGGTTTTTGTAAAACCAAACACACTTAAGGTGTATTTTGATAAGGTTATTTTACCAACTTTAGATAAAGAAATGATAAGGTTGGTTATGCTAAACACTTCACAATCGGTGGCTTTAAATAGGTTTTCAGAAATTACCGAAGAGCTACTTATAGAAACAAATACGCATACAACCTATCTTGAAGACAAAGGAAAACTAGATATTTCAGGCAATAAGTTAAAGCGTTTTATAGGGAAGGTTTTAAACATAAAGAACAAAATTTCAGAGAACTTATACATTTTTGATTCGCCAGAAATTACCTGGGAAAACGAACAACTTAATACGCTTAATCAAGATTTAAAAAGAACTTTCGATTTAAAAGATAGATACCGATTAATTCATGATAGGATAGAAATTATTAAAGAGAATTTAGAGCTCTTTAAAGATATTATGGATCATAAGGAAAGTAGTCGGTTAGAATGGATAATTATCATCCTTATCGTTATAGAGGTGATTGATTTGTTTATAGCTAAACTAAATAACATAATTTAA
- a CDS encoding mannosyltransferase, giving the protein MLINQTFLKLYKTPLLLVFASALFYIAFAYDLQRTDYIKLVMFYVALFFLFYKLIQFFKHNIKGLTYIAFGFRALFILAIPNLSQDFYRFIWDGRLILEGFNPYLYTVDTFINNGEFPVAQAQELRDGMGNLNASHFTNYAPLNQLCFIIAALFSGQSILGSAIVMRLLIIAADFGTLHFGKKLLEKLNLPAHNIFWYILNPFIIIELTGNLHFEGVMIFFFVWSLYLLHVGKWQFAAVVLALSISVKLMPLLFLPLFFQWFVKRNVIVNTVKQSVSIGEIASSRTPRNDIKGIKKLILFYAIVGITTLLCFMPFYSSEFIENYTNTVALWFNNFQFNASLYYIAKTIGYAYGDYHDVVKIGKTIPYIVILFVLIITFFRKNKTTVQLITAMLFALSFYYFTATTVHPWYIATLLILAMFTTYKFPLVWSFVIILSYLAYISIGNAEKQENLWIIALEYVIVYGVFIWEVFIKKDEATIKTSK; this is encoded by the coding sequence ATGCTTATAAACCAAACGTTTTTAAAACTGTACAAAACACCTTTACTATTGGTGTTTGCTAGCGCCTTATTTTATATAGCATTTGCTTACGATTTGCAACGTACAGACTATATAAAACTGGTTATGTTTTATGTGGCGCTGTTTTTTTTGTTTTATAAGCTTATACAATTTTTTAAACATAACATTAAAGGCTTAACCTACATCGCTTTTGGCTTTAGAGCGCTTTTTATTTTAGCTATACCCAACTTATCGCAAGATTTTTACCGTTTTATTTGGGATGGTCGCCTAATTCTTGAAGGTTTTAACCCGTATTTATACACCGTAGATACATTTATTAATAATGGTGAATTCCCGGTAGCTCAAGCTCAAGAATTACGTGACGGCATGGGTAATTTAAATGCGAGTCATTTTACTAATTATGCACCTTTAAATCAGCTTTGTTTTATTATTGCTGCGCTATTTTCTGGACAGAGTATTTTAGGTTCTGCCATAGTAATGCGTTTACTTATTATCGCTGCCGATTTTGGGACGCTGCATTTTGGTAAAAAGCTATTAGAAAAGTTAAATCTACCGGCACACAATATTTTCTGGTATATTTTAAACCCATTTATTATTATAGAACTTACGGGTAATCTACATTTTGAAGGCGTTATGATTTTCTTTTTTGTGTGGAGTTTATATTTACTGCATGTTGGTAAATGGCAGTTTGCAGCTGTTGTTTTAGCATTGTCAATATCTGTAAAATTAATGCCTTTACTGTTTTTACCTTTGTTTTTTCAGTGGTTTGTTAAGCGAAACGTCATTGTGAACACCGTGAAGCAATCTGTTTCAATTGGAGAGATTGCTTCGTCTCGAACTCCTCGCAATGACATAAAGGGAATAAAAAAATTAATTTTATTTTATGCCATTGTTGGTATTACTACGCTCCTGTGTTTTATGCCTTTTTACTCTTCAGAATTCATAGAAAACTATACCAATACAGTGGCACTGTGGTTTAATAATTTTCAGTTTAATGCGAGTTTATATTATATAGCCAAAACCATTGGATATGCTTATGGCGATTACCACGATGTGGTTAAAATTGGAAAAACCATACCTTATATAGTTATTCTGTTTGTTTTAATCATCACATTTTTTAGAAAAAACAAAACCACGGTTCAGCTTATTACAGCCATGTTATTCGCCTTATCGTTTTACTACTTTACGGCAACTACGGTGCATCCTTGGTATATTGCTACGCTTTTAATTTTAGCAATGTTTACTACGTATAAATTCCCGTTGGTGTGGAGTTTTGTAATTATACTAAGCTATTTGGCATACATAAGTATTGGTAATGCCGAAAAGCAAGAAAACTTATGGATTATTGCTCTAGAGTATGTTATTGTTTATGGCGTGTTTATTTGGGAAGTGTTTATAAAAAAGGATGAGGCTACCATTAAAACTTCAAAATAA
- a CDS encoding N(5)-(carboxyethyl)ornithine synthase produces MALLKMGVIGTSKKEDERRVPIHPEHLKRLPEHIRKQLIFEKGYGAPFNIKDEEISNLTGGLASRSEILTDIGSAIIAKPILSDLEELKDGGTIWGYPHCAQQSQITQTAIDKKLTLIAFEDMYVWHPNGQMGRHTFYKNNEMAGYSAVIHALQLKGIDGHYGNQRKVIIFSFGAVSRGAIYALKAHGFRDITICIQRPDHEVREEVLNVHYVRVKKGNKNEPRLIVVEHDGSQRPLLDLINESEIIINGTYQDTDNPIDYVKENEKSMLKPGTLIIDVSCDEGMGFYFAKPTTFKNPLIAIDYIDYYAVDHTPSYFWESASRSISAALIMYLPSVISGRENWYKDKTIKNAINIDKGVIVKDAILRFQNRHKTYPHHVN; encoded by the coding sequence ATGGCTTTATTAAAAATGGGAGTTATTGGAACTTCAAAAAAAGAGGATGAAAGACGCGTGCCTATTCATCCAGAACATTTAAAAAGACTTCCAGAACATATTCGCAAACAACTTATTTTCGAGAAAGGATATGGAGCACCTTTCAATATTAAAGATGAAGAAATTAGTAATTTAACAGGTGGACTAGCTTCACGAAGTGAAATACTAACAGACATTGGTTCTGCAATTATTGCCAAACCTATTTTATCAGATTTAGAAGAACTTAAAGATGGTGGTACTATTTGGGGATATCCTCATTGCGCACAACAATCACAAATTACACAAACTGCAATAGATAAAAAATTAACTTTAATTGCTTTTGAAGATATGTATGTATGGCATCCTAACGGACAAATGGGAAGACATACCTTTTATAAAAACAATGAAATGGCCGGATACAGTGCCGTTATACATGCACTTCAATTAAAGGGAATAGATGGTCATTATGGAAACCAACGAAAAGTAATTATTTTTAGTTTTGGCGCGGTAAGCAGAGGTGCCATTTACGCTTTAAAAGCCCATGGTTTTAGAGACATTACCATCTGTATTCAAAGGCCAGATCATGAAGTAAGAGAAGAAGTTTTAAACGTGCACTATGTGCGAGTAAAAAAAGGAAACAAAAACGAACCACGACTCATTGTTGTAGAACACGATGGTTCTCAACGTCCGTTATTAGATTTAATAAATGAATCTGAAATAATAATTAATGGTACATATCAAGATACCGATAACCCCATAGATTATGTAAAAGAAAATGAAAAATCTATGCTTAAACCCGGTACTTTAATTATAGATGTAAGTTGTGATGAAGGTATGGGATTTTATTTTGCAAAACCTACCACTTTTAAAAATCCACTTATTGCAATAGATTATATAGATTACTATGCTGTAGACCATACACCAAGCTATTTTTGGGAAAGTGCTTCCAGATCTATTTCTGCCGCATTAATTATGTATCTGCCATCGGTTATATCTGGTAGAGAAAATTGGTATAAAGATAAAACTATAAAAAACGCCATAAATATAGATAAAGGTGTTATAGTAAAAGATGCTATTCTAAGGTTCCAGAATCGCCACAAAACGTATCCACACCATGTAAATTAG
- a CDS encoding cellulose synthase family protein, with product MILETAVIVIYTIALLLIFMYAIAQLNLLFNYLSSKKRIDDSEKFDLSNLDEIPYVTIQLPVYNEMYVMERLLDNIAKIDYPNDKLEIQVLDDSTDETVESTRQHVEKLQKTGLDIKHVTRTDRKGFKAGALKEGLIIAKGEFIAIFDSDFLPKKDWLKKTVPYFKDEHIGVVQTRWGHINRNYSILTRIQAFALDAHFTLEQVGRNSKGHFINFNGTAGVWRKACIIDAGNWEGDTLTEDLDLSYRAQLKNWKFKYLEDVETPAELPVVISAARSQQFRWNKGGAENFRKMLWRVLKSHNISAKTKVHGLLHLLNSTMFLNVLIVGILSIPMLYIKNEYAHLRPYFYVMSFFVLSTIIFFICYWFMYKNIYGGGFKNFFRYIGMFFVFFSIAMGFSLHNSIAVLEGHLGKKSEFVRTPKFNISTFKDNWKNNKYIKKTVSAHVIFEGLLMLYFAFGMYSAFIVGDQGGDFGLFPFHLMLFVGFGYVFFKSLASKV from the coding sequence ATGATTTTAGAAACAGCAGTTATAGTTATTTACACCATCGCACTTTTGCTTATTTTCATGTATGCAATCGCGCAATTAAACCTACTATTTAATTATCTGTCTTCTAAAAAAAGAATAGACGATAGCGAAAAATTCGACTTGTCAAACCTAGACGAAATACCATATGTAACCATACAATTACCTGTTTACAACGAAATGTATGTTATGGAACGTTTGTTAGATAACATTGCAAAAATTGACTATCCAAACGATAAGTTAGAAATTCAGGTGTTAGACGATTCTACCGATGAGACTGTAGAAAGCACACGCCAACACGTAGAAAAATTACAAAAAACAGGTCTAGATATTAAACACGTTACCAGAACAGACCGAAAAGGTTTTAAAGCTGGGGCGCTAAAAGAAGGACTAATAATAGCCAAAGGGGAATTTATTGCTATTTTCGATTCTGATTTTTTACCTAAAAAAGACTGGTTAAAAAAGACTGTTCCTTATTTTAAAGACGAGCACATTGGCGTTGTACAAACCCGTTGGGGGCACATTAACCGCAATTATTCTATACTTACCAGAATTCAAGCCTTTGCTTTAGATGCGCATTTTACTTTAGAGCAAGTAGGCCGAAACAGTAAAGGACATTTTATAAACTTTAACGGTACAGCGGGCGTTTGGAGAAAAGCCTGTATTATCGATGCTGGAAATTGGGAAGGTGACACCTTAACCGAAGATTTAGACTTAAGCTACCGCGCCCAATTAAAAAACTGGAAGTTCAAATATCTGGAAGATGTTGAAACACCTGCCGAACTTCCTGTAGTAATTAGTGCAGCACGCTCGCAACAATTTAGATGGAACAAAGGTGGCGCCGAAAATTTCAGAAAAATGCTTTGGCGCGTTTTAAAAAGTCATAATATATCCGCAAAAACCAAAGTACACGGGTTACTACATTTATTAAACAGTACCATGTTTTTAAACGTGCTTATCGTTGGGATTTTAAGCATTCCAATGTTATATATAAAAAACGAATACGCGCATTTAAGACCATACTTTTACGTAATGAGTTTCTTTGTATTAAGCACCATTATATTTTTTATATGTTATTGGTTTATGTACAAAAATATTTATGGAGGCGGTTTTAAAAACTTTTTCAGATATATAGGTATGTTTTTTGTGTTTTTCTCAATAGCTATGGGCTTTTCGCTACACAATTCCATTGCTGTTTTAGAAGGGCATTTAGGTAAAAAAAGTGAGTTTGTACGAACGCCAAAGTTTAATATTAGTACATTTAAAGACAACTGGAAAAACAACAAATACATTAAAAAAACAGTATCGGCACACGTTATTTTCGAAGGGTTACTTATGCTCTATTTCGCATTTGGCATGTACAGTGCCTTTATTGTTGGCGACCAAGGTGGCGATTTTGGACTCTTTCCATTTCACCTTATGCTGTTTGTAGGCTTTGGCTATGTGTTTTTTAAATCTCTAGCTTCAAAGGTATAA
- a CDS encoding glycosyltransferase family 2 protein: protein MPNIKVIIPAYNEADSIAHVINDIPAIVNEVIVISNNSTDDTEINAKKAGATVLVENNKGYGYACLKGMNYIANLDKKPDIIVFLDGDYSDYPEELTKIVAPIIEQDTDFVIGARTKKLREKGSMTMPQIFGNWLATTLMRLFFGAKFTDLGPFRAIKYKKLLALNMEDKTYGWTVEMQLKALKQKFTYTEIPVNYRNRIGVSKVSGTVKGAIFAGAKILGWIFKYSIKK from the coding sequence ATGCCCAATATAAAAGTCATTATACCTGCTTATAACGAAGCAGATTCTATAGCTCATGTTATTAATGATATTCCCGCTATTGTAAACGAAGTTATTGTAATTAGCAACAATTCTACTGACGATACCGAAATTAACGCCAAAAAAGCTGGCGCTACTGTTTTAGTAGAAAACAACAAAGGCTATGGTTATGCGTGTTTAAAAGGCATGAATTACATTGCAAACCTAGATAAAAAACCAGATATCATTGTGTTTTTAGATGGCGATTATAGCGATTACCCCGAAGAATTAACCAAAATTGTCGCTCCAATAATTGAGCAAGATACCGATTTTGTAATAGGTGCACGCACAAAAAAACTAAGAGAAAAAGGATCAATGACGATGCCTCAAATATTTGGCAATTGGCTAGCCACCACCTTAATGCGTTTGTTTTTTGGAGCTAAATTCACAGACCTCGGACCCTTTAGAGCTATTAAATACAAGAAGCTCCTAGCTCTTAATATGGAAGACAAAACCTATGGCTGGACCGTAGAGATGCAACTTAAAGCACTTAAACAAAAATTTACATACACCGAAATACCAGTAAATTATAGGAACAGAATTGGCGTCTCAAAAGTGTCTGGTACGGTAAAAGGTGCTATATTTGCAGGCGCAAAAATCCTAGGTTGGATTTTTAAATACAGTATTAAAAAATGA